One genomic region from Amphiprion ocellaris isolate individual 3 ecotype Okinawa chromosome 20, ASM2253959v1, whole genome shotgun sequence encodes:
- the LOC111571261 gene encoding potassium voltage-gated channel subfamily S member 3-like — MVYGQVLHQPQDCFINVNVGGFKQRMDQTVLKRFPQTRLGRLLCCSSKEAILELCDDFSPSDMEYYFDRSPSFFCYVLNFYLTGKIHLVDGLCVVSFFQEIEYWGIKERHLDLCCSNKFHELMELADNQHWDQMSDEMQLHSLGSSVEELSVLEDDTKMFEGTWCANVRRSIWIHLENPGFSTPAKAIAVASLSVIIVSIVAMCVHSMPDFHQVDLDAKEIESPVLTFFENLCVLFFSAEFIIRLVVAPSAKKFLSSPLNIIDLLSILPFYVTLVCDMMNEDENTDLENVGKVAQILRLMRVFRIFKLARHSAGLRSLGATLRHSSREVGLLVLFLSVGISMFSALIYFVEKETEESELQTMPIGWWWATISMTTVGYGDTFPVTLAGKLIGTLCIICGLLIVALPITNIFNKFSKFYQKQRHLDLKRNNN, encoded by the coding sequence ATGGTGTACGGTCAGGTCCTTCACCAGCCTCAGGACTGCTTCATTAACGTCAACGTCGGAGGCTTCAAACAGCGAATGGACCAAACGGTTCTAAAACGGTTCCCTCAGACACGCCTCGGTCGTCTTCTGTGTTGCAGCTCCAAAGAAGCCATCCTGGAACTTTGTGATGACTTCAGTCCCTCTGACATGGAGTACTACTTTGACCGCAGCCccagttttttttgttatgttctCAACTTTTATCTCACAGGGAAAATCCACCTGGTGGATGGGCTGTGTGTAGTCTCATTTTTCCAAGAGATTGAGTATTGGGGCATCAAGGAGCGTCACCTGGACTTGTGCTGCAGCAACAAATTCCATGAACTGATGGAGCTTGCTGACAATCAGCACTGGGATCAGATGAGCGATGAGATGCAGCTGCACAGTTTGGGCTCTTCTGTTGAGGAGCTGTCAGTTTTGGAGgatgacacaaaaatgtttgaGGGCACCTGGTGTGCAAATGTCCGCAGGAGTATTTGGATTCACCTTGAGAATCCAGGTTTCTCAACTCCAGCCAAAGCAATAGCTGTAGCATCCCTCAGTGTGATCATCGTCTCCATTGTGGCCATGTGTGTGCACAGCATGCCAGACTTCCATCAGGTGGACCTCGATGCAAAAGAGATTGAAAGTCCAGTACTGACTTTCTTTGAGAACCTCTGCgtcctcttcttctctgctgAGTTTATTATTCGTTTGGTTGTTGCACCATCAGCCAAGAAGTTCTTAAGCAGCCCTCTGAACATTATTGACTTATTGTCAATTCTGCCCTTCTATGTCACTTTAGTCTGTGATATGATGAACGAGGACGAGAACACAGACCTGGAGAATGTCGGCAAAGTAGCGCAGATCTTGAGACTGATGCGAGTGTTTCGAATTTTTAAACTGGCTCGTCATTCGGCCGGCCTTCGCTCTCTTGGTGCTACGCTGAGACACAGCTCTCGTGAAGTGGGGCTGctggtgcttttcttgtctgtgGGAATTTCTATGTTTTCTGCTCTCATTTACTTTGTAGAGAAAGAAACGGAAGAGTCGGAGCTGCAGACCATGCCTATTGGCTGGTGGTGGGCCACCATCAGCATGACCACAGTAGGCTACGGGGACACATTCCCAGTTACCTTAGCTGGGAAGCTGATAGGAACTCTGTGCATCATCTGTGGACTGCTGATTGTGGCTCTGCCCATTACTAACATCTTCAAcaagttctccaagttctaTCAGAAGCAAAGACACTTAGATctgaagagaaacaacaacTGA
- the wdr35 gene encoding WD repeat-containing protein 35 isoform X1: MFIYLSKKIAIPSNIHLKCVSWNKDQGFIACGGDDGLLRVLKLETQTDDAKLKGLAAPSNLSMNQTLEGHSGAVQVVTWNEQYEKLTTSDQNGLIIVWMLYKGAWYEEMINNRNKSVVRSMSWNADGQKICIVYEDGAVIVGSVDGNRIWGKELKGSQLAHVAWSPDSKILLFGMVNGEVQIYDNQGNFIMKMTISCLSSATGAVSIAGIHWYAGTGGYVEPDCPCLAICFDSGRCQIMRYENDENPVCLDTLMNVVSIQWNHCGSVLAVAGSLRASNMEKEFNVVQFYTPFGEHLRTLKVPGKQMSGVAWEGGGLRISLAVDSYIYFANIRPDYKWGYCCSTVVYAYTKPEGQEYCVVFWDTKNNEKFVKYVKSLISITTSGDFCILASKADDTQPQEDAELESGNHARYVLILCNSIGTPLDSKYIEIDPIFVTMTKTHVIAASKEAFYLWQYRVAKKLTALEINQVTRTKKEGRERFYHIDSSPSGTGDSGPDFAKAFTATRDSICCITATDKTLIVGRESGTIHRYSLPNVVLIQKYTLNNRAYYLSLNCNSSRLAIIDIAGVLTLLDLEVRAATDDRTGNQASAGDPSKFERKDVWDMKWANDNPDLFAMMEKTRMYVFRNLDPEEPIQTSGYICNFEDLEIKSVLLDEIMKDPERPNKDNLINFEIRSLRDSRTLIEKVGIEDASQFIEDNPHPRLWRLLAEAALQKLDLKMAEQAFVRCKDYQGIEFVKRLGNLQSEPMKQAEVAAYFGRFEEADRMYLDMDRRDLAISLRIKLGDWFKVLQLLKTGSGDCDDALLEQAYNAIGDYFADRQKWVNAVQYYIQGRNQERLAECYYMLEDYDGLEKLTALLPENHKLLPEIGQMFATVGMCEQAVNAYLKCNQPKAAVDTCVHLNQWNKAVELARTHNMKEIKSLLSKYASHLLEKNKTLEAVELYRKAHHFLEAAKLMFKIADEEAKKRTRPLRVKKLYVLAAHLVENYHEQVKTSQQSKAKGKKSEATFALAGLLEEDATSSDSRIVDNAWRGAEAYHFFLLAQRQLYGGYMENAMRTALHLREYEDVIPAVEIYSLLAICSAASRAFGTCSQAFIKLESLESLDAEQRQLYEDLALEIFTKHTPKDSRMLELDRSSEGMEGKLPTCIVTGLQIQEYQFWMCSVCKHCALEQEISKYNCCPLCHTAVA, encoded by the exons ATGTTTATTTATCTCAGCAAGAAG ATTGCTATTCCCAGCAATATCCATCTAAAATGTGTCTCCTGGAACAAAGATCAAGGCTTTATTGCCTGTGGAGGAGACGATGGGCTCCTGAGAGTACTGAAGCTTGAGACCCAGACAG ATGATGCCAAACTCAAAGGTCTTGCTGCACCCAGTAATCTATCAATGAACCAGACTCTAGAGGGACACAGCG GTGCAGTGCAAGTGGTCACATGGAACGAACAATATGAAAAGCTGACAACCAGTGACCAGAATGGACTCATCATTGTATGGATGCTTTACAAAG GTGCGTGGTATGAGGAGATGATCAACAACAGGAACAAGTCGGTGGTGCGGAGCATGAGCTGGAACGCTGATGGTCAAAAGATCTGCATTGTGTATGAAGATGGGGCAGTCATTGTTGGATCTGTAGATG gaaACCGGATTTGGGGAAAGGAGCTCAAGGGGAGTCAGCTTGCTCATGTGGCGTGGTCGCCAGACAGCAAGATCCTCCTCTTCGGCATGGTCAATGGAGAAGTACAGATCTATGACAATCAAGGAAATTTTATA atgaaaatgaccATCAGCTGTCTCAGCAGTGCGACTGGAGCTGTGAGTATAGCAGGTATCCACTGGTATGCAGGAACCGGGGGTTACGTGGAGCCCGACTGCCCATGTCTTGCCATCTGTTTCGACAGTGGGAGGTGCCAGATTATGCGTTATGAGAATGATGAAA ACCCGGTGTGTCTAGACACTTTGATGAATGTGGTCAGTATCCAGTGGAACCATTGTGGCAGTGTGTTGGCAGTGGCAGGTTCCCTCAGAGCCTCAAATATGGAGAAAGAGTTCAATGTGGTGCAGTTCTACACCCCATTTGGAGAG CATCTGAGAACTCTCAAAGTGCCCGGGAAGCAGATGTCAGGAGTTGCCTGGGAGGGAGGAGGGCTGCGAATCAGCCTGGCTGTGGACTCCTACATCTATTTTGCCAACATAAGGCCAGATTACAAG TGGGGCTACTGTTGCAGCACCGTGGTGTACGCCTACACAAAGCCAGAAGGGCAAGAGTACTGCGTGGTATTCTGGGACACCAAAAACAATGAGAAGTTTGTGAAATATGTCAAGAGCTTGATATCAATCACTACATCGGGGGACTTCTGCATCCTGGCCAGCAAAGCAGATGACACCCAGCCTCAG GAGGATGCTGAGTTAGAGTCTGGGAATCATGCAAGG TATGTCCTGATTCTGTGCAACTCCATTGGAACTCCACTGGACTCAAAATACATTGAGATTG aTCCAATATTTGTCACCATGACCAAGACGCATGTCATTGCTGCATCCAAAGAAGCTTTCTACTTGTGGCAATACAGAGTGGCAAAGAAACTGACTGCCCTGGAGATCAACCAAGTGACCAGAACAAAGAAAGAGGGAAGGGAaag GTTCTATCACATTGACAGTAGTCCATCTGGAACCGGGGACAGTGGTCCAGATTTTGCTAAAGCCTTCAca gCCACTCGAGATTCAATCTGCTGCATTACAGCAACAGATAAGACTCTGATTGTG GGTCGTGAGTCTGGCACCATCCACAGATACAGCCTTCCAAATGTTGTTCTCATCCAGAAATACACTTTGAACAACAGAGCCTATTATCTCTCCTTGAACTGCAATTCCAG TCGTCTGGCCATAATCGATATCGCAGGCGTGTTGACTTTGTTGGACCTGGAGGTTCGTGCAGCCACAGACGACAGGACAGGAAACCAGGCATCTGCAGGGGATCCATCCAAGTTTGAGCGCAAAGATGTTTGGGACATGAAGTGGGCAAATGACAACCCTGATCTGTTCGCCATGATGGAAAAGACCAGGATGTATGTCTTTAGGAACCTAGACCCAGAG GAACCCATCCAAACATCTGGATACATCTGCAACTTCGAGGACCTGGAAATCAAATCTGTCTTGCTTGATGAAATCATGAAG GATCCAGAGAGACCAAACAAAGACAACCTCATCAACTTTGAAATCCGCTCTCTAAGAGACAGCCGCACACTGATTGAAAAAGTAGGCATTGAAGACGCTTCACAGTTCATTGAAGACAATCCTCACCCAAGACTCTG GCGACTGCTGGCTGAGGCAGCCCTCCAGAAACTGGATCTAAAGATGGCTGAGCAGGCTTTTGTGCGCTGCAAGGACTACCAGGGCATTGAGTTTGTGAAGCGCCTGGGCAACCTGCAAAGTGAACCCATGAAGCAGGCAGAAGTGGCAGCTTACTTTGGCAGGTTTGAGGAAGCTGACCGCATGTATCTGGATATGGATCGCAG gGACCTTGCCATCAGCCTCAGGATCAAGCTAGGAGACTGGTTCAAGGTGCTGCAGCTGCTCAAAACTGGTTCTGGGGACTGTGATGATGCTCTCCTTGAACAAGCATACAATGCAATCGGAGACTATTTTGCTGATAGACAGAAATG GGTCAATGCAGTGCAGTACTACATTCAGGGCCGTAACCAGGAGAGACTGGCAGAATGCTACTACATGTTAGAGGACTATGATGGCCTTGAAAAGCTGACTGCCCTTCTGCCAGAGAATCATAAACTGTTGCCG GAGATTGGACAGATGTTTGCCACTGTGGGCATGTGTGAGCAGGCTGTGAACGCCTATCTTAAGTGCAACCAACCCAAAGCTGCAGTTGACACATGTGTCCATCTGAACCAG TGGAACAAAGCAGTGGAACTGGCCAGGACCCACAACATGAAGGAGATTAAATCTCTTCTCTCCAAATATGCTTCACATCTTCTTGAGAAGAATAAAACTCTAGAGGCAGTGGAACTGTATCGGAAAGCTCACCATTTTCTTGAAGCTGCCAAACTCATGTTTAAG ATCGCAGATGAGGAGGCTAAGAAAAGGACCCGACCTCTGAGGGTGAAGAAGCTTTATGTACTGGCAGCACATCTTGTTGAAAATTACCATGAGCAGGTGAAAACATCACAGCAGAGCAAAGCCAAAGGAAAGAAGTCTGAG GCAACATTTGCACTTGCTGGGCTGCTTGAGGAAGATGCAACGTCTTCAGACAGTCGTATCGTGGACAATGCCTGGCGTGGAGCAGAGGCATATCACTTCTTCCTGCTTGCTCAAAGGCAGCTGTATGGCGGGTACATGGAGAATGCCATGCGCACAG CCCTTCACCTGCGCGAGTATGAGGACGTCATCCCTGCAGTGGAGATCTACTCTCTGCTTGCCATTTGCTCCGCAGCCAGCCGGGCTTTTGGCACATGTTCACAGGCCTTCATCAAACTGGAATCCCTGGAGAGCCTGGACGCTGAGCAGCGGCAGCTTTATGAGGACCTGGCCCTGGAGATCTTCACCAAGCATACCCCCAAGGACAGCCGCATGCTGGAGCTGGACAGGTCCTCAGAGGG gatggAGGGAAAATTACCCACATGCATTGTGACAGGTCTGCAGATCCAGGAGTACCAGTTTTGGATGTGCAGTGTGTGCAAACACTGCGCTCTAGAGCAGGAGATCAGCAAATACAACTGCTGCCCACTGTGCCACACTGCTGTAGCATGA
- the wdr35 gene encoding WD repeat-containing protein 35 isoform X2 produces the protein MFIYLSKKIAIPSNIHLKCVSWNKDQGFIACGGDDGLLRVLKLETQTDDAKLKGLAAPSNLSMNQTLEGHSGAVQVVTWNEQYEKLTTSDQNGLIIVWMLYKGAWYEEMINNRNKSVVRSMSWNADGQKICIVYEDGAVIVGSVDGNRIWGKELKGSQLAHVAWSPDSKILLFGMVNGEVQIYDNQGNFIMKMTISCLSSATGAVSIAGIHWYAGTGGYVEPDCPCLAICFDSGRCQIMRYENDENPVCLDTLMNVVSIQWNHCGSVLAVAGSLRASNMEKEFNVVQFYTPFGEHLRTLKVPGKQMSGVAWEGGGLRISLAVDSYIYFANIRPDYKWGYCCSTVVYAYTKPEGQEYCVVFWDTKNNEKFVKYVKSLISITTSGDFCILASKADDTQPQYVLILCNSIGTPLDSKYIEIDPIFVTMTKTHVIAASKEAFYLWQYRVAKKLTALEINQVTRTKKEGRERFYHIDSSPSGTGDSGPDFAKAFTATRDSICCITATDKTLIVGRESGTIHRYSLPNVVLIQKYTLNNRAYYLSLNCNSSRLAIIDIAGVLTLLDLEVRAATDDRTGNQASAGDPSKFERKDVWDMKWANDNPDLFAMMEKTRMYVFRNLDPEEPIQTSGYICNFEDLEIKSVLLDEIMKDPERPNKDNLINFEIRSLRDSRTLIEKVGIEDASQFIEDNPHPRLWRLLAEAALQKLDLKMAEQAFVRCKDYQGIEFVKRLGNLQSEPMKQAEVAAYFGRFEEADRMYLDMDRRDLAISLRIKLGDWFKVLQLLKTGSGDCDDALLEQAYNAIGDYFADRQKWVNAVQYYIQGRNQERLAECYYMLEDYDGLEKLTALLPENHKLLPEIGQMFATVGMCEQAVNAYLKCNQPKAAVDTCVHLNQWNKAVELARTHNMKEIKSLLSKYASHLLEKNKTLEAVELYRKAHHFLEAAKLMFKIADEEAKKRTRPLRVKKLYVLAAHLVENYHEQVKTSQQSKAKGKKSEATFALAGLLEEDATSSDSRIVDNAWRGAEAYHFFLLAQRQLYGGYMENAMRTALHLREYEDVIPAVEIYSLLAICSAASRAFGTCSQAFIKLESLESLDAEQRQLYEDLALEIFTKHTPKDSRMLELDRSSEGMEGKLPTCIVTGLQIQEYQFWMCSVCKHCALEQEISKYNCCPLCHTAVA, from the exons ATGTTTATTTATCTCAGCAAGAAG ATTGCTATTCCCAGCAATATCCATCTAAAATGTGTCTCCTGGAACAAAGATCAAGGCTTTATTGCCTGTGGAGGAGACGATGGGCTCCTGAGAGTACTGAAGCTTGAGACCCAGACAG ATGATGCCAAACTCAAAGGTCTTGCTGCACCCAGTAATCTATCAATGAACCAGACTCTAGAGGGACACAGCG GTGCAGTGCAAGTGGTCACATGGAACGAACAATATGAAAAGCTGACAACCAGTGACCAGAATGGACTCATCATTGTATGGATGCTTTACAAAG GTGCGTGGTATGAGGAGATGATCAACAACAGGAACAAGTCGGTGGTGCGGAGCATGAGCTGGAACGCTGATGGTCAAAAGATCTGCATTGTGTATGAAGATGGGGCAGTCATTGTTGGATCTGTAGATG gaaACCGGATTTGGGGAAAGGAGCTCAAGGGGAGTCAGCTTGCTCATGTGGCGTGGTCGCCAGACAGCAAGATCCTCCTCTTCGGCATGGTCAATGGAGAAGTACAGATCTATGACAATCAAGGAAATTTTATA atgaaaatgaccATCAGCTGTCTCAGCAGTGCGACTGGAGCTGTGAGTATAGCAGGTATCCACTGGTATGCAGGAACCGGGGGTTACGTGGAGCCCGACTGCCCATGTCTTGCCATCTGTTTCGACAGTGGGAGGTGCCAGATTATGCGTTATGAGAATGATGAAA ACCCGGTGTGTCTAGACACTTTGATGAATGTGGTCAGTATCCAGTGGAACCATTGTGGCAGTGTGTTGGCAGTGGCAGGTTCCCTCAGAGCCTCAAATATGGAGAAAGAGTTCAATGTGGTGCAGTTCTACACCCCATTTGGAGAG CATCTGAGAACTCTCAAAGTGCCCGGGAAGCAGATGTCAGGAGTTGCCTGGGAGGGAGGAGGGCTGCGAATCAGCCTGGCTGTGGACTCCTACATCTATTTTGCCAACATAAGGCCAGATTACAAG TGGGGCTACTGTTGCAGCACCGTGGTGTACGCCTACACAAAGCCAGAAGGGCAAGAGTACTGCGTGGTATTCTGGGACACCAAAAACAATGAGAAGTTTGTGAAATATGTCAAGAGCTTGATATCAATCACTACATCGGGGGACTTCTGCATCCTGGCCAGCAAAGCAGATGACACCCAGCCTCAG TATGTCCTGATTCTGTGCAACTCCATTGGAACTCCACTGGACTCAAAATACATTGAGATTG aTCCAATATTTGTCACCATGACCAAGACGCATGTCATTGCTGCATCCAAAGAAGCTTTCTACTTGTGGCAATACAGAGTGGCAAAGAAACTGACTGCCCTGGAGATCAACCAAGTGACCAGAACAAAGAAAGAGGGAAGGGAaag GTTCTATCACATTGACAGTAGTCCATCTGGAACCGGGGACAGTGGTCCAGATTTTGCTAAAGCCTTCAca gCCACTCGAGATTCAATCTGCTGCATTACAGCAACAGATAAGACTCTGATTGTG GGTCGTGAGTCTGGCACCATCCACAGATACAGCCTTCCAAATGTTGTTCTCATCCAGAAATACACTTTGAACAACAGAGCCTATTATCTCTCCTTGAACTGCAATTCCAG TCGTCTGGCCATAATCGATATCGCAGGCGTGTTGACTTTGTTGGACCTGGAGGTTCGTGCAGCCACAGACGACAGGACAGGAAACCAGGCATCTGCAGGGGATCCATCCAAGTTTGAGCGCAAAGATGTTTGGGACATGAAGTGGGCAAATGACAACCCTGATCTGTTCGCCATGATGGAAAAGACCAGGATGTATGTCTTTAGGAACCTAGACCCAGAG GAACCCATCCAAACATCTGGATACATCTGCAACTTCGAGGACCTGGAAATCAAATCTGTCTTGCTTGATGAAATCATGAAG GATCCAGAGAGACCAAACAAAGACAACCTCATCAACTTTGAAATCCGCTCTCTAAGAGACAGCCGCACACTGATTGAAAAAGTAGGCATTGAAGACGCTTCACAGTTCATTGAAGACAATCCTCACCCAAGACTCTG GCGACTGCTGGCTGAGGCAGCCCTCCAGAAACTGGATCTAAAGATGGCTGAGCAGGCTTTTGTGCGCTGCAAGGACTACCAGGGCATTGAGTTTGTGAAGCGCCTGGGCAACCTGCAAAGTGAACCCATGAAGCAGGCAGAAGTGGCAGCTTACTTTGGCAGGTTTGAGGAAGCTGACCGCATGTATCTGGATATGGATCGCAG gGACCTTGCCATCAGCCTCAGGATCAAGCTAGGAGACTGGTTCAAGGTGCTGCAGCTGCTCAAAACTGGTTCTGGGGACTGTGATGATGCTCTCCTTGAACAAGCATACAATGCAATCGGAGACTATTTTGCTGATAGACAGAAATG GGTCAATGCAGTGCAGTACTACATTCAGGGCCGTAACCAGGAGAGACTGGCAGAATGCTACTACATGTTAGAGGACTATGATGGCCTTGAAAAGCTGACTGCCCTTCTGCCAGAGAATCATAAACTGTTGCCG GAGATTGGACAGATGTTTGCCACTGTGGGCATGTGTGAGCAGGCTGTGAACGCCTATCTTAAGTGCAACCAACCCAAAGCTGCAGTTGACACATGTGTCCATCTGAACCAG TGGAACAAAGCAGTGGAACTGGCCAGGACCCACAACATGAAGGAGATTAAATCTCTTCTCTCCAAATATGCTTCACATCTTCTTGAGAAGAATAAAACTCTAGAGGCAGTGGAACTGTATCGGAAAGCTCACCATTTTCTTGAAGCTGCCAAACTCATGTTTAAG ATCGCAGATGAGGAGGCTAAGAAAAGGACCCGACCTCTGAGGGTGAAGAAGCTTTATGTACTGGCAGCACATCTTGTTGAAAATTACCATGAGCAGGTGAAAACATCACAGCAGAGCAAAGCCAAAGGAAAGAAGTCTGAG GCAACATTTGCACTTGCTGGGCTGCTTGAGGAAGATGCAACGTCTTCAGACAGTCGTATCGTGGACAATGCCTGGCGTGGAGCAGAGGCATATCACTTCTTCCTGCTTGCTCAAAGGCAGCTGTATGGCGGGTACATGGAGAATGCCATGCGCACAG CCCTTCACCTGCGCGAGTATGAGGACGTCATCCCTGCAGTGGAGATCTACTCTCTGCTTGCCATTTGCTCCGCAGCCAGCCGGGCTTTTGGCACATGTTCACAGGCCTTCATCAAACTGGAATCCCTGGAGAGCCTGGACGCTGAGCAGCGGCAGCTTTATGAGGACCTGGCCCTGGAGATCTTCACCAAGCATACCCCCAAGGACAGCCGCATGCTGGAGCTGGACAGGTCCTCAGAGGG gatggAGGGAAAATTACCCACATGCATTGTGACAGGTCTGCAGATCCAGGAGTACCAGTTTTGGATGTGCAGTGTGTGCAAACACTGCGCTCTAGAGCAGGAGATCAGCAAATACAACTGCTGCCCACTGTGCCACACTGCTGTAGCATGA